A part of Haladaptatus caseinilyticus genomic DNA contains:
- a CDS encoding alpha-ketoacid dehydrogenase subunit beta, which produces MTTKQRLVEAIRTTLFDEMARDDSIVVYGEDVGVDGGVFRATDGLIDEYPNRVYDTPVAEAGIIGLGVGLGAYGFTPVPEIEFSGFMAQAFHQIQQHVSRLRSRTRGEYNCPMTIRAPYGGGIRALEHHSESFEAGYAQIPGLKIVVPSTPADAKGLLTASLRDSDPVVFFEPTRLYRAIRRDVPEGEYIVPLGEADIVREGTDVTVVAWGAMRHQVVDVADEIDASMEIIDPRSIVPFDTAAVLNSVRKTGRCVVVHEAPQTAGMAAEIVARINEQALYYLEAPVQRVTGYDVPYPLFAREDDYLPDATRIRSGIERALSE; this is translated from the coding sequence ATGACCACTAAACAACGACTGGTGGAAGCCATCCGAACCACGCTCTTCGACGAGATGGCACGAGACGATTCCATCGTGGTTTATGGGGAGGACGTCGGTGTCGATGGTGGTGTGTTCCGTGCAACGGACGGGTTGATCGACGAGTATCCGAATCGTGTATACGACACTCCTGTTGCCGAAGCAGGCATCATTGGACTCGGTGTCGGTCTCGGTGCGTACGGATTTACGCCCGTTCCGGAAATCGAGTTCTCAGGATTCATGGCGCAGGCGTTTCATCAAATCCAACAGCACGTCTCCCGACTCCGCAGTCGAACCCGTGGGGAATATAACTGTCCGATGACGATCCGTGCGCCGTATGGTGGCGGCATCCGAGCACTCGAACATCACTCCGAGAGCTTCGAGGCAGGCTATGCACAAATACCCGGCCTGAAGATCGTTGTACCCTCGACTCCCGCCGATGCGAAAGGGTTACTCACAGCATCCCTCCGTGACTCCGACCCGGTTGTTTTCTTCGAACCGACCCGCCTGTACCGAGCAATTCGAAGGGATGTTCCTGAAGGCGAGTATATTGTTCCACTTGGTGAAGCAGATATAGTCAGGGAGGGCACTGACGTAACTGTCGTGGCGTGGGGGGCAATGCGTCATCAAGTGGTCGATGTTGCCGATGAGATTGACGCGAGTATGGAGATAATCGACCCACGGAGTATCGTCCCGTTCGACACTGCGGCGGTTCTGAACTCCGTCCGGAAGACCGGTCGCTGTGTTGTCGTCCATGAGGCCCCTCAGACCGCAGGAATGGCTGCTGAAATCGTCGCTCGTATCAACGAACAAGCCCTCTATTACCTTGAAGCACCCGTTCAGCGAGTTACTGGCTACGATGTACCGTATCCGCTGTTCGCTCGCGAAGATGACTATCTACCGGACGCGACCCGGATTCGGAGTGGTATCGAACGTGCGCTCTCAGAATGA
- a CDS encoding helix-turn-helix transcriptional regulator, whose product MGQGEIIDATGWSKSKVSRVLSMMEEEGLIEKTQIGRKNTVTIGGRELQQTIQTDSQLIENRIR is encoded by the coding sequence ATGGGTCAGGGAGAGATCATCGACGCGACCGGTTGGTCGAAGTCAAAAGTGAGCCGTGTACTTTCGATGATGGAAGAAGAAGGGTTGATCGAAAAGACCCAAATCGGACGGAAGAACACCGTCACCATCGGAGGAAGGGAGCTTCAACAGACGATACAAACGGATAGTCAGCTCATCGAAAACCGGATTCGATAG
- the aceA gene encoding isocitrate lyase encodes MIPNQDVTTTDIENRAAKEFRDKLETQDYVFAPGLYHALDARLAEMAGLDAAYMSGYSTVLGQFGFPDLEMVTMTEMVENAKRIVEATNLPVVADCDTGYGGIHNVRRAVREYEKSGVAAIHIEDQTTPKRCGHIAGKQIVSREKARARFEAAVDAKQSEDTVIIARTDAYGSSNGDWEEHLERGRIYADAGVDIVWPEMPDPSREDAIEYAETIHETHPDLKLAFNYSSSFAWSEEEDPLTFQELGDLGYKYIFITLFALHSGAHSVYEDFEKLAQSDEEGQFDLEERYLEHPTESHHELSFVSRYQDIETQFDPEARERIAESEGYSEDEANPITSEQGDD; translated from the coding sequence ATGATTCCGAACCAGGACGTCACGACGACAGACATCGAGAACCGCGCCGCGAAAGAGTTTCGGGATAAGCTCGAAACGCAGGATTACGTGTTCGCACCCGGCCTGTACCATGCACTGGACGCCCGTCTCGCCGAGATGGCTGGCCTCGATGCCGCCTACATGAGTGGTTACTCGACGGTGCTCGGCCAGTTCGGGTTCCCTGATCTCGAGATGGTGACGATGACCGAAATGGTCGAAAACGCGAAACGTATCGTCGAAGCCACCAACCTACCAGTCGTCGCGGACTGTGATACAGGATACGGCGGAATCCACAACGTGCGGCGTGCCGTTCGTGAATACGAGAAGAGCGGCGTCGCCGCCATTCACATCGAGGATCAGACGACGCCGAAGCGTTGTGGCCATATAGCCGGTAAACAGATCGTGTCGCGCGAGAAGGCTCGCGCGCGATTCGAAGCTGCGGTCGATGCCAAACAGTCCGAGGACACCGTCATTATCGCCCGTACCGACGCGTACGGGTCGTCCAATGGGGACTGGGAGGAGCACTTAGAACGGGGGCGTATCTACGCTGATGCGGGTGTCGATATCGTCTGGCCTGAGATGCCCGACCCGAGTCGGGAGGACGCTATCGAGTACGCAGAGACGATCCATGAGACGCATCCCGACCTGAAACTCGCGTTCAACTACTCCTCGTCGTTCGCCTGGTCCGAGGAGGAAGACCCGCTCACGTTCCAGGAACTGGGCGACCTCGGTTACAAGTACATATTCATCACGCTGTTCGCCCTGCACTCCGGCGCTCACAGCGTCTACGAGGACTTCGAGAAATTGGCTCAGAGCGACGAAGAAGGGCAGTTCGACCTTGAGGAGCGGTACCTCGAGCACCCGACCGAGTCACACCACGAACTCTCCTTCGTGAGCCGATATCAGGACATCGAGACGCAGTTCGACCCGGAAGCCCGAGAACGCATCGCCGAGTCCGAGGGCTACTCGGAAGACGAGGCCAACCCCATCACGTCCGAACAGGGGGACGATTGA
- a CDS encoding MBL fold metallo-hydrolase RNA specificity domain-containing protein — MKLPGSVRLRDGIEIELSSGETVVADARSPDGDINVLSHAHGDHLYQSLPDEVICSELTAQLAELRRPDKGTVPRTSSPRITQVPAGHIPGSRATLVYGNDVTYLYTGDISTRSRFYLSGFDPSSLDADIDVLIVETTYGEPEYRFPPQDVLERSIIDWLNDTTRPALLFGYTLGRAQELQHLVGKSNRDRLFVTEAIERINAPIEDSLGTSFGARLYGNDVELGADDTLVLPTQTTKLSFVDHLVENRNAVKAGFSGWATDSGFKYRGEYDETFVLSDHCDFTELVDLVTAVDPGKVYTTHGSTDEFASYLTAELGYDARSLKRNQTSLGDF; from the coding sequence GTGAAGCTTCCTGGGTCGGTTCGACTTCGAGACGGGATCGAAATAGAACTATCAAGCGGCGAAACTGTCGTCGCTGACGCTCGATCCCCCGACGGCGATATCAACGTTCTCAGCCACGCCCACGGAGACCACCTCTATCAGTCGCTTCCGGACGAGGTGATATGCTCGGAACTCACGGCACAGTTAGCCGAACTCCGTCGCCCCGACAAAGGAACGGTCCCGCGTACGTCATCCCCTCGAATCACACAAGTTCCCGCCGGACATATCCCGGGTTCTCGGGCGACGCTTGTTTATGGGAACGATGTGACATACCTCTATACCGGCGATATTTCGACGCGTAGCCGGTTCTATCTCTCCGGGTTCGATCCATCGAGTCTCGACGCCGATATCGACGTGCTCATCGTCGAAACGACGTACGGAGAACCCGAATACAGGTTCCCACCCCAGGATGTTCTCGAACGGTCGATAATCGACTGGCTGAACGACACGACTCGTCCCGCTCTGTTGTTCGGATACACGCTCGGGCGTGCACAGGAGCTCCAGCATCTCGTTGGGAAATCAAATCGAGACCGATTGTTCGTCACCGAGGCGATCGAAAGGATAAACGCACCCATCGAGGATTCGCTTGGAACGAGTTTTGGGGCACGACTCTACGGGAACGATGTCGAACTCGGAGCGGACGACACCCTTGTGCTACCGACACAAACCACGAAGCTCTCGTTCGTAGACCATCTCGTCGAGAACCGGAACGCTGTCAAAGCGGGGTTTTCGGGATGGGCGACCGATTCGGGCTTCAAATACCGAGGAGAGTACGACGAGACATTCGTTCTGTCCGATCACTGTGACTTCACCGAACTCGTTGACCTCGTTACCGCGGTCGATCCGGGGAAGGTTTATACCACGCATGGATCGACGGACGAGTTCGCATCGTATCTCACAGCTGAACTCGGGTACGACGCCCGATCACTCAAACGTAATCAAACGTCGCTTGGCGACTTCTGA
- a CDS encoding zinc ribbon domain-containing protein: MSDDTASLENEYETKCPMCKQPVHARHNICPHCEHLLE, encoded by the coding sequence ATGTCCGACGATACTGCTTCACTCGAAAATGAATACGAGACGAAGTGCCCGATGTGTAAGCAACCGGTCCATGCCCGACACAACATCTGTCCACACTGTGAGCATCTCCTCGAATAG
- a CDS encoding ATP-dependent DNA ligase, whose translation MDYALLVDTYQHIEETSSTLEKTGIIARLFADADDDLLAILVKLVRGHVFAEWRPDELGMSSQLTREAISKATGVSETEIEDWWRESGDLGDAAAIAVENQRQRTLFSTTLDVRTVHDDLREIAAYEGTGSRQRKVDTVARLVSNASPDEARYLVRTVVGAMRIGVGDGTIRDAIVDAFLNDTDTGRDAVERAYQLTNDYRIVADTARDSGLAGLSDIDIELFRPIRVMLATKAETIADGLADVASDPNDVYAEYKYDGMRVQIHVRGDDVGVFTRRLEDVTTQFPDVVSAVSEHVDIDHGLVEGEIVAYEPKTHDLVPFQQLSQRIKRKNDIEQISREIPVVVYLFDLLFLEGESLLEEPLRYRLRELEQRIAPKKWTLERAEGRSNLDENGIRSFYREALDAGHEGLMLKNLAVPYQPGSRVGHMMKLKPTMEPLDLVVTRAKYSEGRRSNELGRLFLACRDEDTESFREVGRLATGYTDAELAELTERLEPNITATDGRAVELVPEVVIEVEYEEIQRSPTYDSNMALRFPRFVRFRDDLSPEEADSLERVHSLFDDQR comes from the coding sequence ATGGACTACGCGCTGCTCGTGGACACGTACCAACATATCGAGGAGACGTCGTCAACGCTCGAAAAGACGGGGATCATCGCCCGCCTTTTTGCCGATGCTGACGATGATTTGCTAGCAATCCTTGTGAAGTTGGTTCGTGGCCACGTGTTTGCCGAGTGGCGCCCCGACGAGCTAGGGATGTCGTCACAACTCACGCGAGAAGCGATATCGAAGGCGACAGGCGTCTCCGAAACCGAAATTGAAGACTGGTGGCGAGAATCCGGTGACCTCGGCGATGCTGCCGCCATCGCGGTCGAAAACCAGCGACAACGGACGCTCTTTTCGACGACCCTCGACGTTCGGACGGTCCACGACGACCTGCGGGAAATTGCCGCGTACGAGGGAACGGGAAGCCGACAGCGGAAGGTCGATACCGTCGCACGACTCGTCTCGAACGCCAGTCCTGACGAAGCACGGTACCTCGTCCGGACAGTTGTCGGGGCAATGCGTATCGGCGTCGGGGATGGAACGATCCGAGATGCTATTGTCGACGCATTTCTCAATGACACGGATACCGGACGCGATGCCGTCGAGCGTGCCTACCAACTAACGAACGATTACCGGATCGTCGCCGATACGGCTCGGGATTCGGGACTGGCCGGGCTTTCGGATATCGATATCGAACTGTTCCGCCCGATTCGAGTGATGCTCGCAACGAAGGCAGAGACGATAGCAGACGGACTCGCGGACGTGGCATCCGATCCGAACGACGTGTACGCGGAGTACAAATATGACGGAATGCGCGTCCAGATACACGTTCGAGGCGACGACGTAGGGGTGTTCACCCGCCGTCTTGAAGATGTAACTACTCAGTTTCCCGACGTCGTTTCGGCCGTCTCCGAGCACGTCGATATCGATCACGGGCTCGTCGAAGGCGAAATCGTCGCCTACGAGCCGAAAACACATGATTTGGTCCCTTTTCAGCAGCTCTCTCAACGTATCAAACGAAAAAACGACATTGAGCAAATCTCGCGAGAGATTCCGGTCGTCGTCTACCTCTTCGACCTCCTTTTCTTGGAGGGAGAATCGTTGCTCGAAGAACCGCTTCGATATCGACTTCGAGAACTCGAACAACGAATCGCACCGAAAAAATGGACGCTCGAACGTGCGGAAGGCCGCAGCAATCTCGACGAAAACGGCATTCGGTCGTTCTATCGGGAAGCATTGGACGCTGGACACGAGGGACTCATGCTAAAGAACCTTGCAGTACCATATCAACCCGGTTCACGTGTCGGCCACATGATGAAACTCAAACCGACGATGGAGCCTCTGGACCTCGTCGTCACACGGGCCAAATACAGCGAGGGTCGCCGGAGTAACGAACTCGGGCGGTTGTTTCTCGCCTGTCGGGACGAAGACACGGAGTCGTTTCGGGAAGTCGGACGGTTGGCTACCGGGTATACAGATGCAGAGCTGGCAGAACTCACGGAGCGGCTCGAACCCAATATCACGGCCACCGACGGTCGTGCAGTCGAGTTGGTACCGGAGGTTGTCATCGAAGTCGAGTACGAAGAGATTCAGCGGTCGCCGACCTACGACTCGAACATGGCCCTCCGTTTCCCGAGGTTCGTTCGATTCCGGGACGACTTAAGCCCCGAGGAAGCCGATTCCCTCGAACGGGTTCACTCGCTATTTGACGACCAGCGCTGA
- a CDS encoding peptidase C39 family protein yields MNFGAKQLIASWTADIPQGTWMEVEMRGTTTSGERTGWYVMGRWATTDEDIHRTSVFNQGDEYGRIAVDTFKAADGTALRSYQLRTTLYRLPERDHAPVLRSLSAMTSRLPDQDQVSASPLGGAAGITLDVPEYSQSIHLGEYPQWDGGGEAWCSPTSTAMVISYWGRGPTEEQMSWVDPAYQDPQVDFAARGTFDYGYDGAGNWPFNIAYAGRFGLEGYVTRLHSLNELEQYIKAGIPVITSQSFEEEELPGAGYGTNGHLMVIVGFTENGDVVANDPVAPTNEDVRLVYPRDAFENVWQRTSGTGGIAYIIHPPGHDLPDGAPTGQRDRGGSWKNGRR; encoded by the coding sequence GTGAATTTCGGGGCAAAACAGTTGATTGCGTCGTGGACTGCGGACATTCCACAAGGGACGTGGATGGAAGTGGAGATGCGGGGCACGACCACCAGCGGCGAGCGTACTGGCTGGTATGTTATGGGGCGCTGGGCGACGACTGACGAAGACATCCACCGAACGTCCGTGTTCAACCAGGGAGACGAATACGGCAGAATTGCCGTCGATACGTTCAAAGCCGCAGACGGCACTGCACTGCGCTCATATCAACTTCGGACGACGTTGTATCGACTACCTGAGAGGGACCACGCACCAGTATTGCGCTCGTTAAGTGCGATGACGTCCCGTCTGCCCGACCAGGACCAAGTTAGTGCGAGCCCTCTCGGTGGTGCGGCGGGAATTACGCTCGATGTACCCGAATATTCACAATCGATCCATCTCGGGGAATACCCACAGTGGGACGGCGGCGGCGAGGCTTGGTGTAGCCCCACGTCCACTGCCATGGTCATCTCCTATTGGGGACGCGGGCCGACCGAAGAGCAGATGAGTTGGGTCGATCCTGCGTATCAGGACCCACAGGTCGATTTTGCCGCCCGTGGTACCTTCGACTACGGATACGACGGTGCCGGAAATTGGCCGTTCAACATCGCATATGCCGGACGGTTTGGACTCGAAGGCTATGTGACTCGGCTCCACTCCCTGAACGAGTTAGAGCAGTATATCAAAGCCGGTATTCCCGTAATTACCTCGCAGTCGTTCGAGGAGGAAGAACTGCCTGGTGCAGGGTATGGAACAAATGGGCATCTCATGGTGATCGTTGGCTTCACTGAAAACGGGGATGTCGTCGCGAACGATCCGGTCGCACCGACGAACGAGGACGTTCGACTCGTCTATCCGCGAGACGCGTTCGAAAACGTCTGGCAGCGCACGTCAGGAACGGGCGGAATCGCGTATATTATTCATCCACCAGGACACGACCTCCCGGATGGTGCACCGACCGGTCAGCGTGACCGGGGCGGTTCGTGGAAGAACGGTCGGCGGTAG
- a CDS encoding proteasome assembly chaperone family protein: MSEESESVKLKRVSEAKTESATFIEGLPGNGLVAAITVDQMVRQLNLTHFGSLQSDQFPRVTSFKDGRIHDPIRLHSGSEPPVITLQSDMILPPSNFLELGNCLQTELATEVDRGLFIVGAPAESEDEIGQIQGMASTDGLQAELRGANIPLADGSGLVGGVTGALAKGFYEGGIPTAVLIVKTNPFFPDPTAAQSLIENAIEPMVDFDIETTELEQQADAIEDELEQIADHYQQIVQEQQDTAQSPMPNMYQ; encoded by the coding sequence ATGAGTGAGGAAAGCGAATCGGTTAAACTCAAACGAGTTTCTGAAGCGAAAACGGAGTCCGCGACGTTCATCGAAGGACTGCCAGGCAACGGCTTAGTTGCTGCAATTACAGTCGATCAAATGGTCCGACAGCTGAATCTCACTCACTTCGGGTCGCTTCAATCAGACCAATTCCCTCGAGTGACATCGTTCAAAGACGGTCGCATTCACGATCCTATTCGACTACATAGTGGTTCCGAGCCACCAGTGATCACACTACAAAGTGACATGATTCTGCCACCGTCAAACTTTCTCGAACTCGGGAACTGCTTGCAAACGGAGTTGGCCACTGAAGTGGACCGTGGGCTCTTCATCGTTGGAGCACCAGCAGAATCAGAGGACGAAATCGGGCAAATACAGGGAATGGCGTCGACAGATGGTCTTCAAGCGGAACTGCGTGGTGCGAATATCCCGCTTGCTGATGGGTCGGGGCTTGTTGGTGGAGTGACCGGAGCGCTCGCAAAAGGATTTTACGAGGGAGGGATCCCAACAGCGGTTCTCATTGTGAAAACGAATCCCTTTTTCCCAGATCCGACGGCTGCACAATCCCTGATTGAAAACGCTATCGAGCCGATGGTTGACTTCGATATCGAAACGACCGAACTGGAACAGCAGGCAGACGCTATCGAGGATGAGCTAGAGCAAATCGCAGATCATTATCAACAGATCGTACAGGAGCAACAGGATACAGCACAGTCACCGATGCCAAACATGTACCAGTAG
- the aceB gene encoding malate synthase AceB: protein MSTQREHDRSFVRTFFTSPTAVKGENDSAKMIRSAAQLRGMRAPDVWVPDNEDATAPSMRDEGAENIVEVVAEHGAAFPGEIHPRIVWHRDSPGTRYRGFQHILEISDPEKGAIEHIDGFVVPEVGGIDDWKKADEFITIVENEHGLEEGSIAMSVIIESAAAELAMGDLREEMGKPDNNLERLFLLVDGEVDYTKDMRAITPTGGLPPWEELRHNTSRGASAAGLIAIDGPYDDIRDTEGYNERMTDNRAKGMIGIWSLTPGQVVEANTAPLPPVTGSWLINAAGEDVELDSEGSTQFYEGDRIELESTDNGYVLHIGSDKRELDEDELREELLNMTEYVPSMDDIVDSMEEFEAAKESGKGAISMTQTATIVIDSLEIEIEKDRMWDEATYQAAMTPISLFQDVYENRPDQHDDLAELYGEEVVERAMKVGE, encoded by the coding sequence ATGAGCACGCAGCGGGAGCACGACCGTTCATTCGTGCGAACGTTTTTCACATCACCGACGGCAGTGAAAGGGGAAAACGATTCCGCCAAAATGATCCGGAGTGCAGCCCAGTTACGCGGAATGCGAGCTCCGGACGTTTGGGTACCGGACAACGAGGATGCGACGGCCCCGTCGATGCGCGACGAAGGAGCGGAGAACATCGTCGAAGTGGTCGCCGAACACGGAGCGGCATTCCCCGGTGAGATTCATCCTCGAATCGTCTGGCACCGGGACTCCCCTGGCACTCGATATCGTGGATTCCAACACATCCTGGAAATCTCGGACCCCGAGAAGGGGGCCATCGAGCACATCGACGGATTCGTCGTTCCGGAAGTCGGCGGCATCGACGATTGGAAGAAGGCCGACGAGTTCATCACCATCGTCGAAAACGAGCATGGTCTCGAGGAAGGAAGTATCGCCATGTCGGTGATCATCGAGAGTGCGGCCGCGGAGCTGGCGATGGGTGACCTCCGTGAGGAGATGGGGAAACCCGACAACAACCTCGAACGCCTGTTCCTGCTTGTCGATGGTGAGGTCGATTACACCAAGGATATGCGCGCGATCACACCTACGGGCGGGTTGCCGCCGTGGGAGGAACTACGTCACAACACCTCTCGCGGTGCGAGCGCCGCTGGCCTCATCGCAATCGATGGCCCGTACGACGATATTCGGGATACGGAGGGATACAACGAACGCATGACTGACAACCGAGCCAAAGGAATGATTGGCATTTGGTCGTTGACCCCGGGTCAGGTCGTCGAGGCGAACACTGCACCGCTCCCACCAGTGACCGGTAGTTGGCTCATCAATGCTGCCGGGGAAGACGTCGAACTCGACTCGGAGGGCAGCACCCAGTTCTACGAGGGCGACCGAATCGAACTGGAATCGACCGACAATGGATACGTCCTCCATATCGGTAGCGACAAGCGCGAACTCGACGAAGACGAACTTCGCGAGGAACTGCTGAACATGACGGAGTACGTCCCGAGCATGGACGACATCGTCGATTCGATGGAGGAGTTCGAAGCGGCCAAGGAGTCGGGCAAAGGCGCAATCTCGATGACGCAGACGGCGACTATCGTTATCGACAGTCTCGAGATCGAAATCGAGAAGGATAGGATGTGGGACGAAGCCACCTACCAAGCGGCGATGACGCCGATCAGCCTGTTCCAGGACGTGTACGAGAATCGTCCGGACCAGCACGACGATTTGGCCGAGCTGTACGGCGAGGAAGTCGTCGAACGTGCGATGAAGGTCGGAGAATGA
- a CDS encoding DUF4397 domain-containing protein, producing the protein MQQTRRSVLKALGLGGGSVLSGVAVAQTGNTARVRGIYAIPGGPNVDVFVDETQVIENIAYKQVSPYFDFAAGRHTVRVVPVGQDQDSGGFQRRTALKPNTDYTVAVAGTLQNPTAEVFTDDNTTPSNDRVRLRVVHLSPDAPPVNITTGEQSLVRDLTFGEASEYRSVQAGSYQFTVTPTGQSNPVGTFSVSLTGGTVVTVFAVGLLQSTNQTEAFDLVSTVDARR; encoded by the coding sequence ATGCAACAGACACGACGGAGCGTTCTCAAAGCCCTCGGGCTTGGCGGGGGTTCAGTTCTCAGCGGCGTCGCTGTCGCCCAAACAGGGAATACAGCCCGCGTCCGGGGTATCTATGCGATTCCGGGAGGGCCGAACGTGGACGTCTTCGTCGATGAGACGCAGGTCATCGAAAACATCGCGTATAAACAGGTAAGCCCATACTTCGACTTTGCTGCGGGGCGACACACTGTTCGAGTGGTGCCAGTCGGGCAAGATCAAGATTCGGGCGGATTTCAACGACGAACTGCTCTCAAACCGAATACGGACTATACCGTTGCAGTTGCCGGGACTCTACAGAACCCAACAGCTGAGGTTTTCACTGATGACAATACGACTCCATCAAACGACCGGGTTCGGCTTCGCGTCGTGCATCTTTCACCGGATGCCCCACCAGTAAACATCACGACTGGCGAACAGTCGCTCGTCAGGGATCTTACGTTCGGTGAAGCTAGTGAGTATCGGAGCGTTCAGGCGGGATCATATCAATTCACAGTAACTCCCACCGGACAGTCGAATCCCGTCGGAACGTTTTCGGTCTCGCTCACCGGCGGAACAGTCGTGACGGTATTCGCCGTGGGTTTACTCCAGTCCACCAACCAAACGGAAGCATTCGATCTCGTCAGCACCGTCGATGCCCGCCGCTGA
- the pdhA gene encoding pyruvate dehydrogenase (acetyl-transferring) E1 component subunit alpha — MPREQAIEFTIDYVQVVAPDGVVDADLEPDIPTERLLEMYRAMKFSRRLDERAIALQRRGELGTYAPAIGQEAAQVGSAAALTEADWMVPSFREQPAYLTRDTPPHMLLWYAMGMEEGAAVPRANHTMAPSVPVGSQALHAAGLGWAQEIAGEDAATLAYFGDGATSEGDVYEACNLGGVFRSHTVFLCQNNQYAISVPRANQTRAQTLAQKAIAAGIEGVQVDGNDVLGTYSVVQDALKSARDGNPVFIEAITYRRSVHTTADDPSVYRKETEEEEWATRDPIARFETYLREREILDDDRIVEIEETIETDLAGEIEQANEGLETIDPEDMFEYTFATLTPELERQRAAFRGEADDH; from the coding sequence ATGCCTCGTGAGCAAGCCATCGAATTCACGATCGATTACGTCCAGGTAGTAGCCCCGGATGGCGTAGTGGACGCTGACCTCGAGCCCGATATCCCAACGGAACGCCTCCTCGAGATGTACCGTGCAATGAAATTCTCTCGGCGTCTCGACGAGCGCGCTATCGCATTACAACGTAGGGGTGAACTTGGCACCTATGCTCCAGCGATCGGACAAGAGGCCGCACAGGTTGGAAGCGCGGCAGCACTAACCGAAGCGGATTGGATGGTGCCATCGTTTCGGGAGCAGCCTGCATATCTCACACGGGACACACCACCACACATGTTGCTCTGGTATGCGATGGGGATGGAAGAGGGTGCAGCGGTTCCGCGAGCGAACCATACAATGGCCCCGTCTGTTCCTGTCGGCTCACAGGCACTGCATGCAGCGGGACTCGGGTGGGCACAGGAAATAGCGGGAGAGGATGCCGCGACACTCGCTTACTTCGGTGACGGAGCAACGTCCGAAGGCGATGTCTACGAAGCGTGCAATCTCGGCGGCGTATTTCGGTCGCATACCGTCTTTCTGTGCCAGAACAACCAGTACGCAATCTCCGTGCCTCGAGCGAACCAAACGCGGGCCCAAACATTGGCGCAAAAGGCGATTGCGGCCGGTATCGAGGGCGTACAAGTGGACGGAAACGATGTCCTTGGAACATACTCCGTCGTTCAAGACGCACTAAAGAGCGCTCGTGATGGAAACCCCGTCTTCATCGAAGCGATAACCTACCGGCGATCCGTTCACACCACCGCCGACGACCCGTCTGTCTACCGAAAAGAGACGGAAGAAGAAGAGTGGGCAACACGGGACCCGATTGCCCGATTCGAGACGTACCTCCGCGAGCGTGAGATACTGGACGACGACCGCATTGTCGAAATTGAGGAAACTATCGAAACCGACCTCGCCGGGGAGATAGAGCAGGCGAATGAAGGACTCGAAACGATCGACCCAGAAGACATGTTCGAGTACACTTTTGCGACACTGACACCCGAACTCGAACGACAGCGTGCTGCATTTCGAGGTGAAGCCGATGACCACTAA